The sequence below is a genomic window from Uranotaenia lowii strain MFRU-FL chromosome 2, ASM2978415v1, whole genome shotgun sequence.
agcttcaataaattttgaagtaagTGACTGCCCtatatgaattgattttttttccaaaatagcCATATTCTAAATTCCACCCACCAACGAAAGTGGGCCATCTAAACGATTTCGGTGTTCCGGGAAGTCAAACTGCACAATATTGCTTCCGAGTGTGCCCGTGTTGGGATTCAAACTCAAGTGGGAATAAAATCCTTCGATATGCTTTGCCATTCGTTTTGTAGGTTGGATTCGTTTGATTTGATCCTCGATTCAGCTTCCGGTACGCGTTCGAATGGGATAAAAGGCACCGTCGTCGTAGTCTATCAGGATTTCGAGCGTGCAGCGATATTTGACTCGATTTGTTTAGCAGTGTCCAAATTGACTAAACCATTATTGCTACGGAAACGGGGCCAATCGAGCTTTTCTCCGGAAATTTGTTAGGTATAGATTTTCCTTGTTAAATTGGATTGGCTATTTGATGAAACTTTTCCATGAAGTGTACGTGAAAACTAATTTAACTCGGACATTGAACCGCACGCAGTTTGAACTGGGgaatttaagattcaaaaagGTTGGTTGGAAAAGCATTTAAACATCACGAAGGTGTTACGGTTGGCAAGGAAAACGAGCCAAGCCGGTAATTAAAAACTAAACCACTCCATTGTCCTAGTGTCAATCAAAATGGCACATTAACTTCCAGGACGCCTTTCAATGGTCACTCTATCTTATCGCTGTCGTCCTTTTCGGTGGAGCTTTTCCGCATTGGAttggaataaaagaaaaaacagAAAGCAGCGCTCGCTCGCTCGGTAGCAATGAAAATGGACAGAAAAGCCGCAGGGGTTGTAATGGATATCATAATTACGAACTCCGAAACGAATCGAACGAACGAAATATCCTACACACCATTTTGACACAGCACGTGCCCCGGTTGTTTTGACTGTGTCATATTGCTCCAGTCGTATCGTGGTCGTATAGTAGTAGGTAGTGATGCAGGATTTTGGAAACGCACCATTAGTGCATTAGATGTTGATACCGCCATCGTCCGGATTCTCTTTCGCTGGAACAGGATTGATAAGACAAACTAACGGTAGTTATCGTTCCAATTGTGAGCTTATCTGGAATTTTGTCATACAAACAAATGGAAACTGACAAAACGAACATGACAACCAGAGGACCAATCACCCTAGTCGCACGCCGGtaaaagtgttttaatttcGATGATGGTAATGGCTATTGGCGTTTAGTCTGACGCCAACTTTCTAGACGGTACGGGCcatcaatttttaatatcgTCAACAAATACTGCGTTTAGTTCGGAGTACGGAGACAGTTCATCAGAATGCGCGATGCTATGAGAATGAATTCCATTCAATCGCATGCAATcacttcaatttattttcaaaattaagcaACGATTGAAAGTTGGTCGTTCACTAATGCAGCTGCTTGGAGAAATAATCATGTTTCGTTTAGATATAAATCAATTCCGTCAAAGGGAAAGTTAAAACTCAATTGGATGCAGATAGTCATCCAATCTTTTTGTTAGatgaaagtttttcattttccgtaCTGGCTAAAGAAAGGACGACTAATCAAGCGTTGCTCTTCTGTCTGTAGTGAATAAGCCATGATTGGAACAGTACTCAAGGACTTCCATGAATGGATACCGTGATAATTAAAAACAGTAGTTCTTTGAATTCGTATACCAGATATGTACTCCTATAATTCAACAATCGAAGATGGCATTCGATAGAATCTGTATGCAAAGATATATTTAACATTGCTCATATTACTTCTAATAGGTTTTTTACTTGTAGCTTGTAACAGTGTAGTCCCAGGATATGTGGTTGAAAAttcataccgtcaaacggggcatcagcggggttagatgcaacatacactgccggccaaaagtttttgatcacctcctcaaaaacatgaacattTTTATCGGCCATATATCAGCCATCTTATCACATATCGGAATTCTTTTGATCTTATTCAAGAGATCGTAAACAAAACCTTCCTTGTAtgtatttgacaaaatgttaatattgagtttatatgatttaaatttacCTTAAAGTtgggtcatttttaaaaaaccgaacttcaaattcaaacccgatcatctcagggtgtTGTggaaccaattttaaaattcgaattCGAGCTTGCAAATGGGCCAAtccgatctgcaataacttgtaagaaAACTAAGTtatgatgaaaacaaatttgcatatttttattaacggtcggactatttggtgaaaatcatcagaaaatgagaaaactttaACTAACGTTCTGAGGAAGtaagtcttcaaaaatatttcacccaaATAATCCATAAAGCAAGTTCAAATCATAagcttccaaatcagcttaccaaataaacaatacgttgtttgataacagagattCACGAGAAATAATAATGATGTTTaagaagactgatcccaaacttttggacgatgagCTATTTTGTATATTGAAGTACATTGCAACTTTTTTGCACAAAACTagacaaatatattttaataagtaggggagagtggggtatcgtgggccatggggaaacgtgggccacttttaatatctcagatgtgtgttgagataaaaatctaaacccaactgtcatcgtcatcgctttgcgtgagcatatattcctatatatcgttgactgaaatacgcatcataagcttcttttatttatcaagttaaaaaaagttagaaaaatttacttacataattaaaaaaacacccgctaatttcatcgatggggaacctaaagtgcataacaaaaatatgctcatacgcttgtgatcttagttttgtcatgatgtttcatgtggaaaaggaatttttgatgaaacatcaataagtcacacaaacgcaaccaatttacaaatcatagcttgtggagaatcgtgggccacacatcttgaatcacctatatttttatgtttttatacacattcagaacttaaaatacgattaacctatctgcaaagttttcttatgccaaatgaagagttatggaaaatattttgtccatcttatataagaaattttgccaaaacgttcgcgagccaggttttgaaatctatgcgatcatacacagctctcttttttatttcatcatctgaaattgcttttaaataacgaaatgaattaggaaatcacagttttgggtcaactcataaactttgcatgttatttggtcaatttggatttagggGCCCACGATTcccaatcatttttcaaaatccgaaaaatattgcttttttaaaaatagtcagaatttggggaaaataacttattaaaaattaaaaaaaaaaccttatgataccttgaaaatgtagaaaatcataccattttttattttcattttatcttttataataaataagttatggaacaacgaaaaaaagtggctcatgattccccactctcccatataaaaaaaaaggattcgaatTCAGCTCGAATTTTGAGAATTGGTCCACAccaccctgagatgatcgggttttaatttgaagtccggttttttttaaaatgtcccaattttaagctaaatttaagtcgaagggtgatacggtcaaaatttggtcaatactaacatgacatatttctttcacttttgcatttaaaaaacctgaacacccctcatttttaaagtgtgtgtgtgtgtgtagaatgttgctcctattttgattttggaattcacttttcagttgtcaaaatgccatccaaggaagaagagcagcgtatcaaaattttgctcgcgcatcgcgaaaatccaagctactcgcaagcaaagctggcaaaatcgctaaaagttgccaaatcaaccgttacaaatgtaattaaagtgtttggggaacgtgtgtcaacagccaggaagtctggatcgggggaaaatcgaaaaccggaagccgctgagacgacaaagagagttgccggtagtttcaagcgaaaccctaacctcccggactatcgacttacaagaaggtagtgactacaaatcgcgatgataaacaaaatacgacgaccaaagcgcgatcccgaaggctgtacacggcgatgctgacgaagttcgactgcgtggtaatggacgacgaaacctacatcaaagccgtctacaagcagctttcgggacaggagttttatacggtaaaaggaaagggaaaggtagcagatattttcaagcacatgaaactgtcaaagttcgcgaagaaatatctggtttggcaagccatctgtacctgtggcttgaaaagcagcattttcatagcttccgggaagaccaagaaatttacgtgaaagagtgtttgaataaacgtctgctgcctttcctgaagaaacacggttgttccgtactgttttggccggatttggcatgttgccattacggtaaaaaggccatggagtggtacgccgccaacaacgtgtaggtggttcccaaggacaagaaccctcccaacacgccagagctccgcccaattgagaaatactgggctattgtcaagcggaacctaaagaagactaaaaaaactgctaaggacgagcagcagtttaagcaaactggctttctgcggcgaagaaggtggacaaggtggttgTACAAAAtatgatggcaggggttaagcgttagacccggcaattcagatttggaaaagcgaaagccaaactgaatatttttcctgaattttatactaattaaacttgaaagagaaattcaatttgataatttaaataaacgatttcaccgatttacacgcgttttcccttgaccaaattttgaccatatcaccctataataaatatagaaattttaacatttttcgatggtGTAAATAACTTCactcagtatgacggattggctgaTGGATATCACCTACAATCTTTTACTGGTTTTATCATCCTATAAAAACACTATTGGTGTAAACATATGTTTTGGActatcaccaatttttttttcaaattaaatttttaaaattaagttaccTGTCAGGGGTAAGATCCAAAACAAAAAGCACATTGTAAGTCTCCTTTCCATATGCCGgattatgaatgttttgcatcacgcgtttgtcaatattgaaaacattcattcatccaaacattcattcatccaaacattcattttaatgattttagcCGGAagaatttttgtagtattttttatacacataaatgtatgcagcatccttatgttCAGAAATAAATATggaaattagttttaaaagaatcaaaaattactgcaattgttGTTTTATGCGTAATGGCCTTTAAGGCATctacaatttatcaaaaactacaaatttgtcaacgttttcattagatttttcatttaaaataaacttttttgcaagttacccctatcttctaatatataaagatgagttggactagatatgtttgtttgtttgtttgtatgcaccttatacaaatccacaccgcttaactgATCagtctgaaatttggtacagtgatgtTTTTGGACCATGGTGAGGTTTAAGTAATAGATTTGAGCCCcttccacctaagaaaagggaccctcccatacaacttttgtttttatttccaagaaccaaaagtcatggcacccaatttgtcaaccgacttttttctccttggcgggttgttttcaccatcatcgtaagaaacgactatccagagttcacgtgtactggaagcaaatcaaagcttgctgagcattaaagatttgaaaggggaaattttggtGGGTATTTTCATTCCTTcttctgttcaaagcacgtggtactggtacgaggtatttggatgcaataatgagcctacattttggattgaaaaatagaattagcctgttaggaatatattgactagaattgtagtggttttcaagGTGCTCAGCCGATTAACTAATTGAACTGAGgttgaaaaactaatgaaccgattttcattaactccagcttttaagaaccaactattgtcatatttttggaatcccTCAtagagcaagaaaaaaaatgtaagattccTTCATAAGTTGAAGGCTTCGATTTCATAGCTTTGCCGTCAGAGCCGTCAGAGAATTTAAAAGggtgattagaaaattgataagataactaaatctgagatttttaggtttataacttttgattcattttcggtcatcaatgtgttcaattctaccattcaattttgagaaaacttattGTAGAACCGTTTAGTTCCaacaaatgatatctaagaattctaacattgatcactcttaacaataattaatgggatgattgtgtCCAAGAATAGAAATACTGaaatataattcaaataaaacctttttcatagCATTATAATGGTAGCTCCGGTTTAGAGATGATTTGATTTCGAGAACTTCAGAAAActggaactttcaacatttaagaacaagtactgaaaaaacagtgtgaaattaaaagGCGAATAAAGCACACATATAATTGAAAACATAGAAAATCTTCAACGTGGTTCAACAcggttcgaaattttttttagaaattcgtTAGTAATTAAAACATGAATATAttattgtacagggagatcatccatattgaaaagtgagATGACctctaaaaaaatttgttattagATGGGAAATgctaaagataaaaaatattttatcattcGATTCtacaatctaaaaaaataatggaaaatttaTGCTAGACTCCTTAAAAaggcagatgaaaaaaaatgtttttcgtgttAGAATGCATAAGCATTCtagagaaattattttgaatgtttatCAATAAACATTTCAGACCAATAAGTTGTTCTatatatgaaaatgataaacacctcaattaaaactttaaaaagactaacaaaacttaaatACATGGCTTAATATTggccaaatttcttataatgatgaatataaagcttcccaaatttcgaaaagtcaaacgactcattttgatttaaacttctgtgaacccgagcaaggccgggttgAATCAGCTAGTTTCTCAATAAAGTGAAAATGGCATATCTATttgtagaaaataaaaaaaaactgaagaaaccGATAACTTTTACCTTAAAccttaaccttaaaacttttgatgcattttttaaagaaatcggccgaaggggaccaaagttattcatgaaaaataggATTTTCGTGTTCCTCTCGAGCTAAATGTTCCTAAATcctatacaaactttaggctcgttgagggACCTCTTCCCgttatccgatctggcccaaatttggcatgagaccttgttcTAGCCCTAGGATCAATTAAACCTGCAGGAGGGGGCGTGGTGGTTTGTGGGTGGAGAAGGATGCTACACACTGttccttttattccaattaaATCTCATCGAACTTAGTTTgaggtattttgaaaaatttcaaaataaaagaagaaattgaaatttttttaacatattttctatTCCAATTTTTTCCGATGTTCTTTGAATCAACTTTAATTTGCGAATCTAAAAATATACGTGCGGGAAAATGTTGTTAAAAGGTTGAAAGATTGTCACATTTTGTAtaccaaaagtttaaaaaaaaagtcttttgaGCTTATTAAGAAACCGCTCGTtataaatatcattttattttttgaaataaaaatcaccttagatttattttatgaaattattttatcggttttatcggTGAAATTATATATTCTTTGAGAAGTacgcccgtgaggaacaaaaagatgaaatgtgatgaatagattttcaaaataaaattacccttccgatcatctcaacatctttcaccttattcttatcttctatccgtctataatctttcaattcttaaatattctttctcagaGAATATAAAGTTTAACCGATATAGCCGATGAAATAATTTCATGTCATTTcatgtttaaaatgaaaataatacacttGTTGTGgaatagaataaaatttaaacaaaaatcacattAGTGGAGTTTTCCACTAAACAAGCTGAATTAGACTGATATGGTATTTAGGGAGTGTTGAATAATTTGTGCATTTTTGCATAATGTAAAATATtataaagacaataaaaataaaggtgATCCACTTTTTCGTCGACTGTGagttattttgatttctgagaaAATGTAACATACgttttctcttcatttttttaaattctacggaggattttgaccaaatttcaaagaacaacaatgataatttttttaattgtttgatttgattgacTCAAAATATATGTTAAGTACTTCAGAGCAATTGCCGACAACTGCAAACAAAGCTCTTgtcctcaataaaaaaaatgttcctaaataaaaaatttatgcaaaaatattgaCCGTTCCCCGACgtattttttattagtttcaaaCTCCTTTGATCTGAGCTAATTTTGGATTCATTttagtgaattttttgaatgataaatatttatatattCTTTTTAGGAGTAATATTTGTCGATCTTTCAACTCacattttgctaatttttggatcgatttttggcatgaaaaaatcgattagattggtaaattttcgattcgatcttacgatcttttggattctttttCTCGCTGAGCCGATTTTTTAGATCCAAGTTTTATTTACCGATTTAATGTCAAAGAGTGCCATTTTTCGGGCATTTAGTTGATTTCAATACTTAAAATTAGACTGGCTTTTTTCTAGACTTTTTTAATATAATGAGTACCTAAATTAAAACGTTTATAAGCGTTTAAATATTTCTACCAATGATAGAAAGTTAATGCATCTTTGAAACTTCGTGTTCTTGTTCTGTGCTTCTCATAAcaataagttcttttttttgttgagaatGAATCGATCTATCAGAAATCGATCATAAagcttcgatttttttcggAGGATTGATGTTACGATCGTccatctgaatcgatcttggagatctATCTTTTCCTGAAGATCGAGAAATCCTAGTTTAGAATTATTCCAGGTGACAACCAGGCATTTCTGCATTAATAATTTCCATCAGCTATTTTTCATGCatctctttcaaaataaaattatttcgttATATCGTTATCATTATTTCGAATCGGAAACgtgaaattttcagaataaaaaaattgtttatttgtctTTATTATAATTTCCGACTAAATAAGGACttgcaaatttaaaatgtatcaagaaaatttgaaatgaaattcatgTAAATATAATCACAAAGGTATTCATTACGCCAGAAATTCTTTGCCCATCTATTTATCAATCTCAAATGGCTGTTGACAGTTAGGTCCTAAACTTTTTATTATTctggtttttgttaaaaaaaaaagatcaatcagTTAGTAGACTTATAACCaaaatcaaaaagatttttttaaatccgttataaaaatattttctctttttttaacacgaatttgaaatttttgcttgaaaattacaaaatacttCATATTTCATGATTATTAGTTGATATTGGTTTTGTGATGAATGTTGAACAAACAACCAAGAGCTATTTCTGTCACTGTGTGAAAAGATATTGTTTTAGAATTCGATGTAAAATTCCGTATTTGTTATTCCGTTTTCGTATTTGTTGCTTCGTTAAAATGGCGTAGCATGTCAATGGTAATTCATGTTCAGTAGATTtattttgagtcaatttttaaacaagtgGTAtcttattaaaagaaaaaattcgtCTTCCCAGAATCTTTAAATTGAATATGAACAAACAATAAGTCGACACAGTTCAGACGTTTCTATAGTCGCTCACAAATCTCCACGGTTGCACCCAATTGATTGGTCTATTGAAACTCTGCTATATTTATAGACGCCCAACTCGGGAGAAGTTGGAGAGTCCTATAGCgacaatattgaatttaaatatttttttttagattgttttCAATATCAATAAGATACCTTGCCGGGTCAGGTCGGTTGGGCCATATCAATGGCAAACACAATCGCACagaatgaaaatttacaaagtggATTTTAACTAACACTTTTTTCTATCATCTGGGCGTAGTACCTTTTAAAAGCGCTGGAATTTTCTTCCTTCCCACGGCGAGTCCGACGTCCTACTTTTATTTGCATTCCGTATGACCCTCGGCTAAGCTCGGAAATTGCGCGAAGTTTAATTGTTCCCCGTCGATGGGTGTTTTCTGTTTTATAAATCGGTATGCAGCACCGGGGGTCTGGAGTCGAGGATTTTGCATGCGATGGGAACGCTTCCGGTAGTCGTCGTTGTCAACATGGTGGTCGTGGTGCTGGTGTTGTTGTTGGTGTTGCCATTACTGATGGAACGTCCAACGCCCCCGGGATTAGGGGAGCAGCCATTGATGgcgttgttattgttgttgttgttactgTTGGCAGTTCCGATGGCGGCGGCGTCATTTGGATGGTTGTTTTGGTCTGCCACCTTCTGTCGTCCTGGGTTGAGGATTTTGGTGGAGTTTCCTCGTTCCGAGCCACGATTGCGACCGAACCGGGGCAGGAAGCTGTTTTCGATTTGTAACTGAGCATTGATGTCCTTGCCCTTGGCACAGGTGCAGGCTTTGAGGAAGCTTTTCTTGAAATTGTCGGACAGGAAGGCGTAGAGGATGGGGTTCATGGCCGAGTTCGAATAGCCGAGACAACTGACCAGAACGAAGACTGTGATTTCAAGCCGTGATTTGCAGATATCCGGCGGTGAATTTATGAGGGCTACTTGGGAAATCCAGTAGGGTAGCCAACAGAGGACGTACACGGTGATGACAGTAAGCACTAATTTTGTGACTTTGCGATGGGAACGTTTCTTCTCTTTGGATTTACTTTTTGGGCCCACTGTGCGAAGTTTGCGGATAACCAAGTAATAGAACATCAATATTAGCGACAGGGGTATGGCGAATCCCAAAATAAGTGAGTAAAGGGTGAAGGTAGTTCCGGAATTGCCGGCGTTTTCCGATGGCCATACAATGTTGCAGGATAGTTTGTCTTTCTCACGTTGAATTGTGTTGGCGTACAGCATCACTGGAAGCATGATCAGAGCCGATGCGGTCCAAGCGAAGAATGATACAATCTTGGAGACCAGAGGAGTCCGGAAGCGTGGCGATGAGATTGGATGGCACACCGCAATGTATCTGTCAGCCGACATGATAAACAGGAAAATCGAGGAAGTGAACTGGGTGATGGAAGTGGACACCATATAAGCTTTGCACATTCCATTGCCAAAGGTCCATTCGCCCAGGTGCATTGTTGTAATGAGAAATGGAATGCCAATCAGGAAACATTGATCAGCTATGGCTAGGTTCAAGATGTACATATTGGTGACTGTTTGCATCTTCGAAAATCGCAGGACCACATAGATGACGAGGGTATTGCCAAATAATCCTATAATGGCGACCACTGCGTACAGAATCATCGATATGAGATTCCCAATCGGCATCTGTATCGAGGGACACGAATCCAAGGCCGAATCATTGTAGTGAA
It includes:
- the LOC129747935 gene encoding somatostatin receptor type 2-like translates to MEWNSTITANGSEISVVENVTPAVALATSDEMAPVLSPPTADLTGLIALIRQTATSSASSNLSYLLNSFNKSLAPPEFNLFPLYPYIFHYNDSALDSCPSIQMPIGNLISMILYAVVAIIGLFGNTLVIYVVLRFSKMQTVTNMYILNLAIADQCFLIGIPFLITTMHLGEWTFGNGMCKAYMVSTSITQFTSSIFLFIMSADRYIAVCHPISSPRFRTPLVSKIVSFFAWTASALIMLPVMLYANTIQREKDKLSCNIVWPSENAGNSGTTFTLYSLILGFAIPLSLILMFYYLVIRKLRTVGPKSKSKEKKRSHRKVTKLVLTVITVYVLCWLPYWISQVALINSPPDICKSRLEITVFVLVSCLGYSNSAMNPILYAFLSDNFKKSFLKACTCAKGKDINAQLQIENSFLPRFGRNRGSERGNSTKILNPGRQKVADQNNHPNDAAAIGTANSNNNNNNNAINGCSPNPGGVGRSISNGNTNNNTSTTTTMLTTTTTGSVPIACKILDSRPPVLHTDL